The DNA window CGACAACGTGTAGCCGAGTTCGGCGGGTTTCCTGTCTCCCTGGGTACGGCGGTCCACCTGGATGTCGTCCACGTAGAGCTGCACAGCGGCGCGGAGGTCGTCCCTTATCAAGTAGCTGACGTCGCCGGCCACCAGGATGTTCGCGGAGTGCACGTAGTTGAACATCACCGGGAGCCAGAGGTTCAGAGGGTTCAGGAACCATGGCTCGAAGTTGCGGTTGGGTTCCCCGTTGTCGGCGTACAAGGCGGCCTCCGACAGCGAGAAGGACAGGCGGTCCGAGGGCGCGGCCACGAGACGGTGAACCGACAGAAACCGCTTGGAGATGAAAGGGCTGTCCCACATCGGAAGGTTGTCCAGCTGCGCCGCCAGCATCTCGAGGCGGAACCGCCTCGGCCCCAATCGGACCAGCAGATGATCGTAGGGGTAGGGGCTGGGGGAGAGGATGAGGCCCTCGATCTCCGGAGGCCCCCAGTTCCTCGGCACGAGGCCGAAAAAGACTTCCAGGTAGCGCCACGAGCCCAGGATATAGGCCTCCCCGTTGTCGCCGGCGATGAACCGATCCTGTCTCCCCGTGAACTCGGGGTCGCGGCGGAGCCGGGTGTCGAAGTACGGATGAGTGGCCATTGCCACGTGGGGGAACTCCAGGGACCCCGCCAGGCCGCCCTCGTAGAAGAGCCCGGTGTTCTCCGGGGCAGGCCGCACCGTCCACCGACTGGCGTCCGAGGCGCCGAGGACGGCGACGTTCGCCTCGAGCTTCCAGCGGACGGTGTCCGGCCGCTCGGCCAGCTCCTCCGCGAGCAGCCGCAGGCTCGCCCGCACCGGCTCGGCCAGGTCGGTCGTGTCGGCCGCCTTCACCGCGCGCGCCACGTCGGCGCGTCTAAGCGGCCGCGTGAGGGGATCCAGCCCCTGAAGCACGCCGGCGCGGATCAGGTGCTCGACGTACGGCGTGCTCCAGGAGTTGATCGGCAGGTAGAGATTGCTCTCGGTCTGGGCGGCGAGCGGCGCGGCCAGGCCCACGGCGAGCAGGGCCACCAGGAGGCGGTGTCGCATAGGCCTCAAGTATGGTCTGCCGAGGTAGGGGCGGACAACGGGCGGGCGCCGGTCCGGCCGCGGCGGAGCCCGGCCGCCGCGCAACGGCCCGCGCCTGATCGGCGGTCGCTGCACCTGCGTTGTTCCGCTCCGCCCCGCCGGGGTTCGCAGCCGGAACCGGCCTTCGTGTTCGGTGGCGCTGTCGCGGCGACCACGCGCGGCAGTCGCCCTCGCTCTGCAGCCTACAGGTCGCCGCCGCCGACCCGCCCGTCGTCGCCCGTCATCCACACCACGTCGCGTGGCCTGGTGGCGAGGCTCTCCCACTCCGTCCGGGTGTACACCAGGAGGTCTGCCGGCACGGGCAGTCCGGTGGCGTCGAACCGTGCCGCCCGGCGCTCGAAGGGGAGAGGCGAGTCCGCGACGATGACCACCAGATCGAGGTCGCTCCCGACGCCCCAGTCCCCCCGGGCGTACGAACCGAAGTAGCCCACCGCCGCCACGCTCTCATCGGCGCGGCGGAGATCCTCCGCCCAACGGAGCGCGGCTTTCCTCACCGTCGCCGCATCAGGCCAGACCAGCACGGCAGTGCCCAAGGACCTCACGGGCATACCGGATTGCCTCCTCGCTCTGCAGCGGGCCGTAGTGCTCGAATGGCGCGCCGGCAGGGTGCCCATTCGGGTAGCGCGCCGGCACGTAGAAGTTGTCGAGCACGCTCGCCTTCTCCACCAGCGATTCCGCGGCTGCCACGCGGGCGGGCAGCTCGCGCAGCAGCTTTGCGACCACGTGCCCCCCGGCGTCCTGGGCACACGAGAGGTGCA is part of the Gemmatimonadales bacterium genome and encodes:
- a CDS encoding nucleotidyltransferase domain-containing protein, whose protein sequence is MPVRSLGTAVLVWPDAATVRKAALRWAEDLRRADESVAAVGYFGSYARGDWGVGSDLDLVVIVADSPLPFERRAARFDATGLPVPADLLVYTRTEWESLATRPRDVVWMTGDDGRVGGGDL
- a CDS encoding HEPN domain-containing protein; its protein translation is MTNRAQDWLRQALRDLEQAEDSRAAGRHEWACFAAHQAAEKAVKGLHLSCAQDAGGHVVAKLLRELPARVAAAESLVEKASVLDNFYVPARYPNGHPAGAPFEHYGPLQSEEAIRYAREVLGHCRAGLA